The following proteins are co-located in the Rhea pennata isolate bPtePen1 chromosome 2, bPtePen1.pri, whole genome shotgun sequence genome:
- the MC2R gene encoding adrenocorticotropic hormone receptor, whose protein sequence is MSTERPSNIIRYLGQTSTPSLENISDLSLNITDCTQVVVPEEVFFTVAAVGILENLLVLIAVIRNKNLHLPMYFFICSLAVSDMLGSLYKTLENIFIILCKMGYLTRRGAFEKKLDDAMDSMFILSLLGSIFSLLAIAADRYITIFYALRYHNIMTLRRALIILAIIWTFCAGSSIAIALFSYEVATVIPFTILFPLMMFFILCLYVHMFLLARSHAKKIAALPTSAVHQRTNMKGAITLTIFLGVFLCCWAPFVLHILLARFCPHNPYCTCYMSIFHVNGTLIMCNAIIDPMIYAFRSPELRSTFKKMFCCTRSTWNW, encoded by the coding sequence ATGAGCACTGAGAGGCCTTCCAACATAATTAGATATCTAGGGCAGACAAGCactccttctctggaaaataTAAGTGATTTATCTTTAAATATCACTGACTGCACGCAGGTTGTGGTACCAGAAGAAGTTTTTTTCACGGTTGCTGCTGTTGGAATACTGGAAAACTTGCTCGTCCTTATTGCCGTCATCAGGAATAAGAATTTGCACTTGCCTAtgtacttttttatttgtagtttAGCCGTTTCAGACATGTTAGGTAGCTTGTACAAAACTCTggagaacatttttattatcttgTGCAAAATGGGGTACCTGACACGTCGTGGGGCCTTCGAGAAAAAGCTGGATGATGCCATGGATTCGATGTTCATTTTGTCTTTACTGGGGTCAATCTTCAGCTTGTTAGCTATTGCAGCAGACAGATACATCACCATCTTCTATGCTTTACGGTACCATAACATCATGACACTGAGAAGGGCCTTGATCATCTTGGCAATCATCTGGACATTCTGTGCTGGCAGTAGTATTGCCATCGCCCTCTTCTCCTATGAAGTAGCTACAGTCATTCCCTTCACCATTCTGTTTCCTTTAATGATGTTTTTTATACTGTGCCTCTATGTCCATATGTTCCTCCTGGCTCGATCTCATGCTAAAAAGATAGCTGCACTGCCAACCAGTGCAGTCCATCAGAGAACTAACATGAAAGGAGCCATTACGCTGACTATTTTCCTTGGagttttcctttgctgttgGGCCCCCTTTGTTCTTCACATCCTTCTAGCAAGGTTTTGCCCACATAATCCTTACTGTACCTGCTACATGTCCATTTTCCACGTGAATGGGACACTCATAATGTGCAACGCTATCATCGACCCCATGATTTATGCATTCCGAAGCCCAGAATTACGGAGTACATTTAAGAAGATGTTCTGTTGTACTAGGTCAACCTGGAACTGGTAA